A genomic window from Sparus aurata chromosome 4, fSpaAur1.1, whole genome shotgun sequence includes:
- the gatm gene encoding glycine amidinotransferase, mitochondrial isoform X2, with protein sequence MCNILRHEGVTVRRPEPLDWSMEYTTPDFTSSGMYAAMPRDILMVVGNEIIEAPMAWRARFFEYRAYRPLIKEYFRKGAKWTTAPKPTMANDLYDQDYPIRTVEDRHILAAQGKFVTTEHEPCFDAADFIRAGRDLFVQRSQVTNFMGIEWMRRHLAPDYKVHIISFKDPNPMHIDATFNIIGPGLVLSNPDRPCNQVDMFKKAGWTIVKPPTPLIPDNHPLWMSSKWLSMNVLMLGEKRVMVDANESTIHKMFEGLGIQTIKVNIRHANSLGGGFHCWTTDVRRRGTLQSYFH encoded by the exons ATGTGCAATATTCTGCGTCACGAGGGCGTCACTGTGAGGAGGCCAGAACCACTAGACTGGTCCATGGAGTACACAACTCCAGACTTCACCTCATCAG GTATGTACGCTGCCATGCCCAGAGACATCCTCATGGTGGTGGGGAATGAAATCATCGAGGCTCCTATGGCCTGGAGGGCTCGCTTCTTTGAGTACCGAGCTTACAGACCTTTGATCAAGGAGTACTTCAGAAAAGGTGCTAAATGGACCACAGCTCCCAAACCCACGATGGCCAACGATCTGTATGATCAG GACTACCCCATACGCACAGTGGAGGACAGACACATTCTGGCCGCCCAGGGGAAGTTCGTGACTACAGAGCACGAGCCCTGCTTCGATGCAGCAGATTTCATCAGAGCTGGGAGGGATCTTTTCGTCCAGAGGAGTCAG GTTACAAATTTCATGGGAATTGAGTGGATGCGTCGTCATCTGGCCCCAGACTACAAGGTCCACATTATCTCCTTCAAGGACCCGAACCCCATGCACATCGATGCCACGTTTAACATCATCGGGCCGGGACTGGTGCTGTCAAACCCTGATCGCCCGTGCAACCAG GTTGACATGTTCAAGAAGGCCGGCTGGACTATTGTGAAACCACCAACACCTTTGATTCCTGATA ACCACCCGCTGTGGATGTCCTCTAAGTGGCTGTCCATGAACGTCCTGATGTTGGGTGAGAAGCGTGTCATGGTTGATGCCAACGAGAGCACCATTCACAAAATGTTTGAGGGTCTCG GTATCCAGACCATAAAGGTGAACATTCGTCATGCCAATTCCCTGGGTGGTGGCTTCCACTGCTGGACAACCGATGTCCGCCGCCGTGGTACCCTGCAGTCCTACTTCCACTAG
- the gatm gene encoding glycine amidinotransferase, mitochondrial isoform X1 — protein MLRVRCLRGGSRGAEAAHLIGAMLGRAVTGWAQRAFQSTSSAAAAQSQRALDEEHVTEPLQQECPVCSYNEWDPLEEVIVGRAENAHVPPFTVEVKANTYEKHWPFYQQYGGQSFPEDHLKKAVAEIEEMCNILRHEGVTVRRPEPLDWSMEYTTPDFTSSGMYAAMPRDILMVVGNEIIEAPMAWRARFFEYRAYRPLIKEYFRKGAKWTTAPKPTMANDLYDQDYPIRTVEDRHILAAQGKFVTTEHEPCFDAADFIRAGRDLFVQRSQVTNFMGIEWMRRHLAPDYKVHIISFKDPNPMHIDATFNIIGPGLVLSNPDRPCNQVDMFKKAGWTIVKPPTPLIPDNHPLWMSSKWLSMNVLMLGEKRVMVDANESTIHKMFEGLGIQTIKVNIRHANSLGGGFHCWTTDVRRRGTLQSYFH, from the exons CTCGGCCGGGCGGTGACTGGATGGGCGCAGAGGGCCTTCCAGAGCACTTCGAGCGCAGCAGCTGCACAGTCCCAGCGTGCATTGGACGAAGAACATGTTACTGAGCCCCTGCAGCAGGAGTGTCCTGTGTGCAGTTACAATGAATGGGACCCTCTGGAGGAGGTGATCGTGGGTCGTGCTGAGAACGCCCACGTGCCTCCCTTCACTGTggaagtgaaa GCTAACACATATGAGAAGCACTGGCCCTTCTACCAGCAGTACGGGGGCCAGTCTTTCCCTGAGGACCACTTGAAAAAAGCTGTAGCCGAGATTGAAGAAATGTGCAATATTCTGCGTCACGAGGGCGTCACTGTGAGGAGGCCAGAACCACTAGACTGGTCCATGGAGTACACAACTCCAGACTTCACCTCATCAG GTATGTACGCTGCCATGCCCAGAGACATCCTCATGGTGGTGGGGAATGAAATCATCGAGGCTCCTATGGCCTGGAGGGCTCGCTTCTTTGAGTACCGAGCTTACAGACCTTTGATCAAGGAGTACTTCAGAAAAGGTGCTAAATGGACCACAGCTCCCAAACCCACGATGGCCAACGATCTGTATGATCAG GACTACCCCATACGCACAGTGGAGGACAGACACATTCTGGCCGCCCAGGGGAAGTTCGTGACTACAGAGCACGAGCCCTGCTTCGATGCAGCAGATTTCATCAGAGCTGGGAGGGATCTTTTCGTCCAGAGGAGTCAG GTTACAAATTTCATGGGAATTGAGTGGATGCGTCGTCATCTGGCCCCAGACTACAAGGTCCACATTATCTCCTTCAAGGACCCGAACCCCATGCACATCGATGCCACGTTTAACATCATCGGGCCGGGACTGGTGCTGTCAAACCCTGATCGCCCGTGCAACCAG GTTGACATGTTCAAGAAGGCCGGCTGGACTATTGTGAAACCACCAACACCTTTGATTCCTGATA ACCACCCGCTGTGGATGTCCTCTAAGTGGCTGTCCATGAACGTCCTGATGTTGGGTGAGAAGCGTGTCATGGTTGATGCCAACGAGAGCACCATTCACAAAATGTTTGAGGGTCTCG GTATCCAGACCATAAAGGTGAACATTCGTCATGCCAATTCCCTGGGTGGTGGCTTCCACTGCTGGACAACCGATGTCCGCCGCCGTGGTACCCTGCAGTCCTACTTCCACTAG